A DNA window from Siniperca chuatsi isolate FFG_IHB_CAS linkage group LG6, ASM2008510v1, whole genome shotgun sequence contains the following coding sequences:
- the si:dkey-51e6.1 gene encoding 14 kDa phosphohistidine phosphatase, whose protein sequence is MLSVVGRPLNSLRVSGALSKATVAMAATLAKIPDVEIDPEGTFKYILVRVKVKDGDVHKDIVRGTKSAEYHNHIFEKVSPAMEALGMECNCLGGGKIEHNSQEKKLRVFGESTAFGKADHSVSVEKLKSAFSSYEITWSDDKK, encoded by the exons ATGTTGTCTGTCGTCGGTAGACCTCTGAACAGTTTAAGAGTCTCCGGTGCCTTGAGTAAAGCTACAGTCGCAATGGCAGCCACTCTGGCTAAAATCCCCGATGTGGAGATTGATCCAGAGGGAACCTTTAAGTACATACTGGTCagagtgaaagtgaaagatGGCGATGTGCATAAAGACATAGTCCGAGGCACAAAAAGTGCAGAGTATCACA ATCATATATTTGAGAAGGTCAGTCCAGCTATGGAGGCCTTGGGGATGGAGTGTAACTGCCTTGGAGGAGGGAAGATAGAGCACAACAGCCAAGAGAAAAAACTAAGGGTGTTTGGAGAATCAACT GCGTTTGGTAAAGCAGACCATTCTGTGTCTGTAGAGAAGTTGAAGAGTGCCTTCAGCAGCTATGAGATCACCTGGTCTGACGACAAAAAATAA